In the Budorcas taxicolor isolate Tak-1 chromosome 1, Takin1.1, whole genome shotgun sequence genome, AACCCTTGATAAGCACCCATCACTAATTCACTTCATAACTGCTCTTGTTTTTATATGGATCCTTTTTAGCTTCCTTCAGTCATGTTAGTATGAATGAGCAAATCGTCACTGGAAGACTAGGTGAAGATGTAATTCTCCCTTGCTCATTTGATAGTGGACCCAATGTTGTAATTCACTGGAAGACTCAAGATACCAATGTTTACTCATACTACAAAGACAGCGACCAGTTGGAAAACCAAGATCCCAGATATGTAAACAGGACATCCCTCTTCCGTGGTGAGATTCACAATGGGAAtgcctccctgtctttcagaAGATTAACCCTTCAGGATGAAGGAATTTACGTATGCTATGTGGGAACATCACTtggaaaaatcacaaagaaagtAGTACTCAAAGTGGGAGGTGAGTATACATGTAAGCTCTAACAAAACATGACAGTGGTACCATCCTATGTTGCCTGGAATGCCTTCTTGTTAATTTAATAAGCTGTGGACTTCCTTCTAAGACAACGTATACAAACTACgtcattatttttaatgcataGTATTTTAGAGTATAAAATTGATACACCCATTATTCCATTAATAGGTATTCAGGTATTCAGTGTTTTACATTACAAAAAAATGTTGTGATGAACATCCTTATATTTAATACTAGAAAATGGTCTGAAACAAAAGGGTCAGGAGTAAAATTATAATATGGCCCATATAGCAGCAGCATAAGAGTATCCATTTCCTCTTAAGTCTTATATCAGCACCTAATATTACCAATTTTAAGAAATTCTGCCAATATGATagcttaaaaatattgaattattgttttaaattacatttcctattttctaaattgttatttttaatattctatgcTTTCCCCTATCTTTATTCACTTTGCTTATCGAATCATTTATTTGTTGGGGGGAGGGGCGTTTTCTAATAGGCTTTGTTCTTTCTCCCTCTGTTCCATTTAGCTGCTTCAAACCTTGACTCAGAAATCTAAGAATTATGGGTAAATgaagaaccaaaaagcctctGAGTCAGTACCTGAGGAGTACAGAGTGCTGCATGAGCTTCAGTTTATCAACTTCTGACACTCACATTTTAACTGCTCACTGAGgccattttttttctagaattctttcTAGAGTAGAGCTTGCTAGTTGCTGTGTAGCCatgcatactttttttttcttgtcgaTCACCAGACTATATCCTAAGATTCTAcagagtttttgttgtttttcctttcaaaaactgCCAAGTTTTACTCACAAAGCTTGGCTTTTCAGTTCATAGGTATTAAAATAATAAGTGTTCTGCACAGGTGGCCTAAAAAGAAACTAATGAGAGTTCCTCACATGCCCCTCTTTTTCCCTCATAGCTTTTGTCACACCTGTGATGAAGTATGAAAAGAACACCACCAACAGCTTCTTAATATGCAGTGTGTTAAGTGTTTTTCCTTATCCAATTATCACATGGAAAGTGGATAATAATACATTTATCTctgaacacaatgggaaagaagtTGGATCTTTGGGTCCTTTTCATATAAACAGCAGAGTAAATATCACAGGATCAAATTCATCTTATCAATGTGCAATTGAAAATCCGCTGCTGAAGCAAACATGGACAGGGAGATGGACAATGAAAGGTAGGCTTTCTGTGTGAACATGCTGTCGGCGGATGGGAGGGAATGGGGATtgatttacaaataaagaaaggaaTACAAAAAGGACGGAAATGCATTTGCAGCAGTCAGAAGTCCAGACCAGAGTCCTAGGCCTACTATTAATGGCTCTATTGCCTCAAGCAATCATTTTTATTTGTGAATATTGGTTCCTTGTTGGTAAAATGGAAGTAATCCTTACCTTGCAAGGTGTTTATGAGTTAAAGGAAAACACGTGTGAAATGAAAAGTAgcaaatatatttgtgtgtattacTGTATTTCTCTATGGTTCTTCTACACAGAATTTTCTACCTGCATTGCACTTTAAAAGAtcagaggagaaggaaaggatgcTTATCTACTAGCAGGTCACAAACTGATTCTTGCCAGTTTTTCAACCAACAAAAATTAGCATTGCTTCTGTTTCGTCTCCTTAGTAGCATTAGCCCATTAATCTTTATCAACAATTCTACACCTTCCTCTCTATATTTGAACAAACCCAAACTCTGACCAATCTATCTATAGCATACTGTTTAAGAAgagtttaaagagaagaaaaattaatttaacacCATTTATCTATTACTGaggaaaattatttgttttatagtTCACTAGAAGTAAAGcaaattttttctgtaaatctcCATTATATATAGAGTGTAGAGGTCAGCTATCTTTTTTTGGCCTTCCCCtggatttttttaactttcaaatatattgaaGTACAGTGGACTTACAATATTATTTCAGGTATAAAATATAGTAATTAGATATATTTATAGATTacacaccatcagttcagttcagtctctcagtcgtgtccgactctttgcgaccctatgaatcacagcacgccaggcctccccgtccatcaccatctcccggagttcactcagactcacgtccatcgagtcagtgatgccattgagccatctcatcctctgtcgtccccttctgctcctgcccttaatctttcccagcatcagggtcctttcaaatgagtcagctcttcacatcaggtggccaaagtattggagtttcagcttcaacatcagtccttccaatgaacacccaggactgatctcctttaggatggactgcttggatctccttgcagtccaaaggactcttcaagagtcttctccaacaccacagttcaaaagcatcagtacttcggtgctcacctttcttcatagtccaactctcacatccatgcatgaccactggaaaaaccatagccttgactagacggacttttgttgacaaagtaatgcctctgctttttaatatgctatctaggttggtcataacttgccttccaaggaataagcgtcttttaatttcatggctgcaatcaccatctgcagtgattttggagcccagaaaaataaagtctgtcactgtttccaccgtttccccatctatttcccatggagtgatgggaccgtgatcttcattttctgaatgttgagctttaagccaactttttttctctcctctttcactttcatcaagaggctcttcagttcttcttcactttctgccataagggtggtatcatctgcatatctgaggttattgatatttctcccagcaatcttgattccagcttatgcttcctccagcacagcatttctcctgatgtactctacatataagttaaataagcagggtgacaatatatagtcttgacgtactccttttcttatttggaaccagtctgttgttccatgtccagttctaactgttgcttcctgacctacatgcaggtttctcaagaggcaggtcaggtggtctggtattcccatctccttcagaattttccacagtttattgtgtagagtttttctgaaactctcttgctttttcaatgatccagcagatgttggcaatttgatctctggttcctctgccttttctaaaaccagtttgaacatctggaagttcacagttcacgtattgctgaagcctggcttggagaattttgagcatttctttactagcatgtgagatgagtgcaattgtgcggtaatttgagtattctttggcattgccttcctttgggattggaatgaaaactgaccttttccagtcttgtggctactgctgcattttccaaatttgctggcatattgagtgcagcactttcacagtgtcatctttcaggatttgaattagctcaactggaattccatctcctccactagttttgttcatagtgatgctttctaaggcccacttgacttcacattccaggatgtctggctgtgggtgagtgatcataccatcatgattatccaggtcgtgaagatcttttttgtacagttcttctgtgtattcttgccacctcttcttaatatcttctgcttctgttaggtccctaccatttctgtcctttctcgagcccatctttgcatgaaatgttcccttggtatctttaattttcttgaagagatctctagtctttcccattctattgttttcctctatttctttgcattgatcactgaggaaggctttcttatctctccttgctattctttggaactctgcattcaaatgggtatatctttccttttctcctttgcttttcacttcccttcttttcacagctatttgtaaggcctcctcagacagccactttgcttttttgcatttctttttcttggggatggtcttaattcctgtctcctgtacaatgtcacgaacctccatccatagttcatcaggcactctatcagatttagtcccttaaatctatttctcacttccactgtatagtcataaggtatttgatttaggtcatacctgaatggtctagtggttttctccacgttcttcaatttcagtctgaatttggcagtaagaagttcatgatctgagccacagctcctggtcttgtttttgctgactgtatagagcttctccatctttggctgcaaagaatataatcaatctgatttcggtgttgaccatctggtgatgtccatgtgtagagtcttctcttgtgttgctggaagagggtgtttgctatgaccagtgcgttctcttggcaaagctctattagcctttgccctgcttcattctgtactccaaggccaaatttgactgttactccaggtgtttcttgcattccagtcccctataatggaaaggacatcttttttgcgtgttagttctaaaaggtcttgtaggtcttcatagaactgttcagcttcagcttctttagcattactggtcagggcatagacttggattactgtgatattgaatggtttgccttggagacgaacagagatcattctgtcatttttgagattgcatccaagtactgcattttggactcttttcttgaccgtgatggctactccatttcttataagggattcctgcccacagtagtagatataatggtcatctgagttaaattcacccattccagtccatcttagtttgctgattcctagaatgtcgatgttcactcttgccatctcctgtttgaccacttccaatttaccttgattcatggacctaacattccagattcctgtgcaatattgctctttagcattggaccttgcttccatcaccagtcacatccacaactgggtgttgtttttgctctggctccatcccttcattctttctggagttatttctccactgatctccagtagcttattgggcacctaccgactgggggagttcctctttcagtatcctatctttttgccttttcatactgttcatgaggttctcaaggcaagaatactgaagtggtttgccattcccttctccagtggaccacattttgtcagacctctccaccatgacctatccatcttgggtggccccacacgacGTGGCTCATAGTtccactgagttagacaaggctgtggtccatgtgattagattggttagttttctgtgattgtgttcttcagtctgtctgccctctgatggagaaggataagaggcttatggaagcttcctgatgggagagactgactgagggggaaactgggttttgttctgatgggtggggccatgctcagtaaatgtttaatctaattttttgttgatgggtagagctgtgttccctccttgctatttacctggggccaaaccatgcacaagggttcccttttctccacatctaaCCAACAGTTGTTATttattggcaatccactccagtattcttgcctggagaatcctatggacagagaagcctagtaggttacagtccagggggtcgcaaagagtcggacacgactgagcgacttcaccttcaccttgtTTGATAATAGTGATTCTGACAGGCGTGagatgatagctcattgtagttgcattgatttgtatttccctgatgattagtgatgttgaactttTCAGATACCTACTGGTCATATGTATGTCATATTTGGGAAAATTATTCATTCTCCTTATATGATGTCAATAGTATGGGCAGCTAATATTCACTGTTCATCAGCCAAGTAGCAATGGAAATGTGGGAAAGGGTTGAAAATATTAAACTGTAAGTATTTTATATGGAGAATCATAATTTCTCTTGTTTATTTCAGAACTGAGTATCCTGAAGTTCCAATGGTTCCTTACGCTTAGTGCTGTTTTGTCTTATTGAGGATCTGTTATGTGCCAAACTTTGTCACTCAGCCTGTGAACCTCAGAACTAGGTGTATATTAGATGCTGTGGACTCTTACTCACTTATGGATCCACAGTATCTAGTacaaacatgtaaaaataaaactaaaccaaGAAAGTAGCATACAAAGAGAGTGATTAAATCTGTTCACTACGGTTGGGTATAGATCAGGTTGTTATAGAATATATGCTTAAGGAGTTGCATACAAGCCAAATTTTAAAGGAGTAGTAGGAAATTTCAGGAGAAGATAGGCATTCCAGGTAAAAAACATACTAGATGCAAAAGCAGAGATGGAGGTAATTATTGCCTGAATTTCTGGAAGTATAAATGGTTGAGAGTGAAACTGAAGTATCAAGAGTTAAGCCTAGAGAGGAAGGCAAAAACCAGATGAAATGCCTTCATCTTGCTAAGGAGCTTGAGCTGGCCTGGAGGTAGTATGGTGCCAAAGAAGGATATGAAGCATTGGAGAGACTGGAAGTTGTATTTTAGATGGCTTCTCTGGTATCACTCTTTCACAGGTGGACTGTTGTGTTTTAGATAGCTTGCTTTGGCATCACTCTCTCGCAGGTGGACTGCAGAGTAGGTGAGTCTAAAACCAGGGAGGATAATCCATGGTGGTCCATAGAAGTCAGCTGGCAGAACAGGAAGGACAACGTGGTGCTAACTCTGGAGGGGAAGCCGAGAATACCCAGCAGACTCCCTGCTCTAAAAGATCGGTCCAGTGGGGAATTCCTGCCCATGGTTAGAAATATACTCATGTGCTAGAAAAAAGACTTTGTCCAGaagagagattaagaagtggtTGAGACCGCGGACGCAGCAGAGACTCCTAGGTCGTACGTCGTGACAAGAAGGCAGCCTGGGTAACACCAGCATTCAAGAGGTCAGCAGAAGACTGCTGAGTTAAAAACGCTGGTAACTGGTAGCAGCACTCAAGCGATCATGCTCAGGTTGTAGGAGCTGAAAACCAGGTGTGTCATCTCCCTAGCTGGCCCAGGCTTGGGCCTCCTTGAAGCCTAAACTTAACCTTGGTGGGCGACTTTAAAATAGCGGTGTAAAGCTTTTAAGAAACTCCACAGCACAAATATCTCACTGCTTTCCAAAAAGTGTTTTCAAAGATATTTCTAAGTATAACTTagaaaattcatttgaaaatgttttcatttatctttacttttctatCCTGTTGTTAGATGTCCTTCATAAAATGCAAAGTGAAAACGTTTTACTCTTGTGTAAACCTGAAAACAGTCTTTTCCCAGCAAATCAAGACTTCACAGTCACTTGGTCCAGAGTGGAAAGTGGGAGTTCCTCGCTCCTGGCTTACTTTAAGAACTCCTCACAAGAAACACTAATCAATCAGCCTCGACTTTCATGGAAAGAAGAGCTGATAAACTCACATGACTTCTCTTTAACTGTGAAGGATCTGCGTCTTTCAGACAGTGGGGAGTATTTGTGCAATATTTCATCAAACAAAAGTACCTTACTCACCACCCAAACACTGCATGTAGGTAAGTTACAAGTAGGGCTGGACATGGATTTCAGGTACAGCAGTAGAAATTGTGAACATCAAATAGGAAATTAGGTTGGCATTTCAAGAATACCTTTGAATAGAATTTCTGAAAATACTGTTTACAGGGATACTTCCAGTCAAAATGGTAGACAGTTTCCTTCCTTCAACCACATGAAAGCCttgcactgaaaaataaaaggaaattactCCCAGAAGATTTCCCTTTTAGGGTTTCAGAGCTTCAGAAATGAAGACGGAACCTCTATGTTTTATTACTCTGTGGGCTGAGCATCTTCAATTCCTGCTTACCATTGTGCTGATATGTGCCTTAGGGTCTGGGTTTGGGGAGAGAAAGCTGTGCAGACATGGTGGGAAGTTAGAATTGAAGCTTCTGCTGCAGGCTATTGAAGCATGGTCTGTAAACCTGTTGAAAACAGTCATCAGAGGACATTTGAAAAATTAAGGTTGTGCCTGATTCGGCTCATTTtttacctctgctgctgctgctaagtcgcttcagtcgtgtccgactctgtgcgaccccacggactgcagcccaccaggctcccccgtccctgggattctccaggcaagaacactggagtgggttgccatttccttctccagtgcatggaactgaaaagtaaaagtgaagtcgctcagtcatgtccaactcttcgcgaccccatggactgcagcctaccaggctcctccgcccatgggattttccaggcaagagtactggaggagggtgccatagccttctccgtTTTTACCTCTAGTGGTAGCTAATTGCCACAActcattgtttaaaatatttctagttCAGTATCCATAGAGTCAAAGAATGTGTACTCATGAAGTTTACTGTCTAGGGGGGCTGATCACCCTTATCCTTCAGCAGTTGACATCATGGGAGACCATGGCACCTCTCTGTATTTATTAAAATGAGTCAGTGGAAcatatgttttataaatgttcTTGGTATTCTAGTTTTGAATGTCACGTCCTTTAATACAAATTATAACAATTCTAGTTCCAATCAAGAGGCTGAAAAGAGTTCAGGCTCCAGTTATTCCTGAGGAACTCCAAGCACCATTGGTTATCTTGGTGGTCACCTGTCACTTTTTACTCAAGATCATGACTCCTAATGAGCTTTTCTCATCATCTCTGCACCTCTTATCTCTATTTCTCTGGGATCCTGCCTTTTCCAAGCCAAGGGTACACTGTGCCCCACCTTCATCCCCCAAGGAAAACACTAGGCTGCGGTTAGTTTGTAGTCATAATTACTCCTTTgtaaaagggcatggcaacccttctagtactcttgcctggagaatcccatggacagaggagcctagtgggctacagtgcatggggtcacaaaagagttggacactactgatgcgactgagcacacacacacaaaagtatgTTTAATTCCCTTATTACAATATAAAACAAAGACTTAAAATGCATAAAAAACTCATTGCCTCTcaagttttcagaatttttcctctCTTGACTCCTATCCCCATTATGCCCCAAATTGTTTAATATCAGCTTTGACAGATTCCCCCAATAGATATATATTAGATGGGGTgatgtgctaagttgcctcagtcatgtccagctcttttcgaccctatggactgtagcctgccaggctcctctgtcaatgagattctccaggcaaaaataccggagtgggttgccgtgccctcctccagggggatcttcttgacccaaggattaaacattcatctcttatgtctcctgcattggcagaagaattctttactactagcaccacctggcggagaaggcaatggcaccccactccagtactcttgcctggaaaaccccatagatggaggagccttgtaggctgcagaccatgggatggcgaagagtcgacacgactaagtgacttcactttcacttttcactttcatgcattggagaaggaaatggcaacccactccagtgttcttgcctagagaatcccagggactggggagtctggtgggctgccatctatggggtggcacagagtcggacatgactatagcgacttaccagcagcagcaccacctgggaactggGAAGTATTATTTACACTCATGAAAAACACTGACCCAGACAGGGCTGTTGTTTGTATCTTTAATGGGTCTTTTCATTACGAAAAGTATTTTCACTAATACATCTGCTTCCCATGCAGAAAGCAGAAACAGCTACTTTGAATAAACATACTCACCCAGctatacattttcttttgttgtctggtaacttttcttccagctcATAGACTCTCTGTTTGTCTTATTTAGAAGCAAGCCCAAGAGCGCCTGCTGGGATAATTGTTCTAGTTTTGGTGGCCATCGTATCGGCAGTTTTGTTGTTGTCGGTGGCCCCTCAAGCTGTTAGATCACAAAGATGCATCGATTTCCACAAAGGTATCATCTCATGGAGGCTTTGGTCTCATGCCCAGGGGTTCAGGTGGAGGTGTATCCAAGATGACAagtgagtccatggaattctccaggccagaatactggagtgggtagccgttcctgtctccaggaggtcttcccaacccagggattgaacccagatctcccacattgctggcggattctttaccaactgagccatcagggaaacccttgtTAATAGTTGCTACTGCTCAAAACAGCATTGTCCTTGAAGGGCCATTTTATTTTAATCGtgtgaagtttttaaaaacctttttctaaattttctgctAGAAAACTTACTTACAGTAATTTAATTACTTATAGTAATTCAACATGATACTAAGATTCCATGGTCACAGGACTTCTTAAAAGACTTTGCTTTTATCAACAAGTTTAGATCTGTGAAAAACTTAGATTTACTTATTTCCGCATTTTACAGGTCAGGAAATTAGAATCAAAAAAGTTAATGCAAATGCTAATAGGCATCTGAAACAGACTTACAGGCACCACCTAAGATGACCCAGCTAACTAGTGGCGGAGGTAGATCTCGGCCCCATGAAGCTCTCACTGATTTCATCATCTCTCTAAGAAGGCTCTGAGTGTCCTGGGAGGTTGAGACAGATTCAGTGTCCCTTCTTCTGATTGATATTTGCCTATTTCCCCTGCTGAAGTCAGGGTTATTTGGTCATCGTGGACACCATTATTGAAGGTAGTACTTTAAGGGTGATAGTGAGCAAGGATTTCATCTGTTGCAGCCCTGTGATTGTCTGTGTGGATAAGCAGGCCAGTGCCCCTGATGTTCCTGTCCCTTAGCTGCCGGAAGTAGGGAAAAATGGGAGGTTTCAGGTAGTCCAGTTTGCCTTCCACATGCAAACCCTAATATCATGGTGCTTGAGATTAGGTTCAAGTTCTAGGAGAGGGGGCACTACTCAAGAATGATGGCTTAGTTTCTCTAGTGGAAGCGTGCACAAGTGAAGTTCCAacacacagcacctggcacactcAAAACTCGAGAAAGGGGAGCACAGGAGAGACTGCACCCCTCCGAGCTTTGCTGGAAGCCCTCAATCTAAAGGGACGCCCAAAACCTGAAAGGAGAGAGTCACAGAACCAGCTGTGTTGTAAGGAAGGTGGCCTTCACATAGAGCACACAGCCAGATTAAGGTGGCCTGACACGGAAGGAGCTAGGAGAAGAAACACCtgattttgcccctcctgccCTCTGACCTCCACCCCAGATGaaagcagagggaagggaagCCCTGCAGGAAGAACCCACCCAGGTCAGCATCCCATGGTAGAGAGCAGGATGGGTTCTGATTCTGGAGGAGCAGTCAGATGTCAGCAAAAACCACACTGGGGTGTGggccacttaaaaaaataaaacagtgtgtTCCATAGTTTGTGGTCTGAAGCCTTCGGCGAGAAATGACATTATGCCCccttttcctgtccatcaccaccttgGCTCTTTCCTATTGTTTATCGTTAGTAGGCATCAGGCCAACCATCTTAGAGAGCCAGGAGCTGCTGGCTTGCTTGAACTGCCTTTATCCCTGCTTTGGAGCACCTGAATTTACTGCTGTGTGTTTCTGATGAAGTATTTCTACATTAAGGACATTTTTAATGCTGTTTGTTGGAAAAAGATACAAAGAGGGGAGTAACTAATGTGATTCTAATAACATAATCATACTCAGCTGGGGCATCCCTGGTGaatcacatggtaaagaatctgcctgcaatgaaggagacctgggtttgatccctggctt is a window encoding:
- the HHLA2 gene encoding HERV-H LTR-associating protein 2 produces the protein MKAQAVLSFFFTLIPSLCGSQASFSHVSMNEQIVTGRLGEDVILPCSFDSGPNVVIHWKTQDTNVYSYYKDSDQLENQDPRYVNRTSLFRGEIHNGNASLSFRRLTLQDEGIYVCYVGTSLGKITKKVVLKVGAFVTPVMKYEKNTTNSFLICSVLSVFPYPIITWKVDNNTFISEHNGKEVGSLGPFHINSRVNITGSNSSYQCAIENPLLKQTWTGRWTMKDVLHKMQSENVLLLCKPENSLFPANQDFTVTWSRVESGSSSLLAYFKNSSQETLINQPRLSWKEELINSHDFSLTVKDLRLSDSGEYLCNISSNKSTLLTTQTLHVEASPRAPAGIIVLVLVAIVSAVLLLSVAPQAVRSQRCIDFHKERHPPTNQNSSSAGTAEENVALSDYLPNTENEDRSL